The Coccidioides posadasii str. Silveira chromosome 2, complete sequence genomic interval AAGGATTGTgtgtcaaagatgaaactgaagtccttccaggaataagaagatttgtttatgactatctgcagaacctggactatgttctatggcttgttgaaatctctggggccaggatcTCTGGCGCCAAATCttaattctgcatgtctggagtcaatgttgttggatgggtctgtGACTATGATGGATGATGACTTGAGGAAGCCaagatggctaaaattgTGAATTGGCCTACTTCTATgagtgttacagaattatgagaatttctagggcttgctggatatttctgaatactcatagagcattatagttggataactgaacctttacattatctgctttgaTGAAATATTACATGGACATagactgaagagcaaaatgatatctttatgcttttgaaagaaaagttatgttcattccCTATTGTTCTTCTGATCAATTATGAACAGgatcctttgcttatcactgtgactgttgatgccagtggattagaatggggagaatgcattattcagaagTAATGAGGAGCTTGACATCCTGCATGATATGAATCTGAAGTATgaagtgattcagagaaaatatatgatgctggcaaatgagaatgcagagctgttttgaaagccttcaagaaattctgaCATCATATCTATGGAGTGCCCTTTAtcttggaaattgatgcaaaaactcttgttgcccaacttaatagaactgctacagatgttccagaagctttggttaccaattggatagcttggatatgtctctttgactttactgttaaacatgttcctgggacaaaacacacagctgctgatggACTATCTTGCTGAGAACTAGGTATTAGagaacagcctgaatctgaagaagatgaagatctgtttgcctttatggattctataagagttttagctggctgagctcttgatagtgaagaccttaggatactggactccacatattcagaagaattggaGAAAATTGCATGATACCTaaccactctatcaaaaccattgggcatggaaggaaaagagtatgtgagattctgaagaaaagcaattaaatatgtggtggaggctgaTCAACTATTTAGATAAGTGGGATCTGGTGTGTCTCTAAGATgtgttgtggacaacaaagatcagcacaaacaaattttacacatgatgtATAATGAATTTGGCCATAAAGAGTGAgagggaacatactctgctctacaagcttgATACTAGTGATCAGggatgtataaagatgtgtctgcttatatgaagcactgttctcaatgtcaacaaagagatttgcaaaggttgagtgaagagcttcattctaCCTGGGCCCCTacctgttgggagaaagttggggtggatatcaagcacatgccttcctGTTGAGAAtgaaattatttggttgttgccagatgtgacttcactggATAAATGGAAGCTAGAGCCTTGAGAaaggcaacagctgaagctgtggccaaatttctttatgaggatatcatctgttgatggggcctgcctgccaaatttgttatggatggagaaccagaaaataagaatgttgtggagaccttactgaagaaattcaacattaaatgCATTGTTATTTCACTCTATAACCCTCCTGTGAATgatatggtggaagttggccataagtctttgactgatgggctagctaaagctaccaatggcaCTGGAAGGAAttgaattaaacatcttcctgtgattctgatggcagattGAATGATgactaaggctagtactgaTATCTCtccttatagattgctaatgggccaggaggcagttcttctgattgaactTGAGATTCCTACTTGGCAAACAATTCCCTGGTGAAAGATTTgaacaactgaagacctgcttctgatgtaAGCATGGCAAATCAAAAGACAAGATGAGGATGTCCTGaaagcagctcatcatcagctctgaatgtgtgctagaaataagaaatactttgatgataCCCATAATGTTTGGACCAACTCTCTTCTACCTgaagaccttgtcttgcttcacaataccaaagaagaacagaatataTCTAGGAATAACACCCTGTGCTTTTGATGGCTAGGACCTTATAGAGTTAAGTctgccaatcaagaactaggtgcctatcatcttgaagagttagacagcactgaactcaaagaatctattgcaggaaacagattaaagaagtacctTATGAAACCTGGAATGGAGCCATTTAATGATAGctcagcagattctgatgtagagatggagaacatctctcaaagatatgccaccagaagttgATCTAACATTCTCTCTAGCAGTTCCTTgaatgttagcttcttgaatcagagtgaaaataaaaatgatcaaggagaaatggagcaaatgtgatttccaactgttatatCAGAtaactggagctttgctgttgttatacctccacaagatgtttaatttgttgtgttttgtttgcaaaggtgaagttttttgcttgcttatttgggaagtttcttttatttgcctgcaaagtgaagtttttgcttgctcttttgggaagtttctctttctttgttatttgcttagcattcactttttctggagatatttaaaggtcaatttttctttactggagcttttactttcttttacattcaagcttgattctttttacagattcaacatttccttctattctgttattctggcatttgcaaattttttgatctctgatattcttcaaaaatggctggatgaagcaacctgccttctttagcaccagcaactgaaaaccaaggcctggttgttaccagagacagtggagtcaacttgaatggccatttcttcaataatctaacagcagctatggaatacattgataaccaagctccacaccattgatatggtctacaagttgagctgatgaacacacttatgcgagtgactgatgtagtcactgacttagtggcccatttctattgatatgttgaaagatccagagcttgacAACATGTTATGCAtgccaattttgaagccaaTTTCCATGATGCTCAAAAGGTTACCCTGAATGTTGAATGATGttgcattgatatgcaaaagatcaagaataggcttgttgctacatgGGGGATAGACAGGATTGATGCCATATGGCCAAAAGTAGAGAGTCTGTGGgctgcacaaaagcttcaccATACCCTAAATGTCTACAAGGATTAGGATAAGTtcaccaacaatattaacagtgcagtgctccaaagactagatgctacaggagctggacattgctgaagcttagctatattgccaggtgattatactacagctgacaaagaagttgATTATGCTTGTGAACttccttcaagagatgccctACACCAACAAGGACTGACTATTGGAAActatggtcttctacagttgttggctcttccacagtcatctagctcccaatGTTTAATTCAGGATATTGCTAGaagccctcccactgcaagcagcccctgaggtctactagaagaaccacagtcaccaagattatcaagagatgttccaatgggTGGGATGTTGATGCTGCATAGCCACAATGTATTgggagcctctatacatagtacaatgttgattagattgtgtggattggaaactggccaatcacagctgccatttggattcaccagtgtgctggccaatccacccagccaatcagaagctctgaagcaccacagtgaaagaatcacagccatgtcagcacaccaaaccctcCAAGGCCTAGACAACAAAGATGAGTCCATTATTTctcctgaaagtgacaagGAAATACCCCAACATAAatgagaagaatctgtcatggcagtatgctctggtacttgccATTGCTGTGGTTTTGAACagtagcttctccaaaagataaagagtacaaAAATGTGTTCAGAGTTGGACCTTATTTGCATCCTGAAGCAGTTAGGAAAGACCTTTAgtaataagaaagctgacatctacctatgctatgaccatgctaaactaatggcttcaaaacttggtttacagactcacacaCTTAATAGGGAGGAGCTTCTTAACTGTTTGACTTACATTCATAGGAATTGTTGCAATATTAgctcagtcaagactgatgacagCATCTACCTCTGGTTCCAtttggcaaatagaccagctagaactgaagatgctttagacatttacaaatttaaacatcagccaattatCCCTCTGGTCACAAACATGAGAACATTTGACTTCAACCAATACACACAAATAACTgaagttaacaagttcatcaccagtaatcttcagaagaaatgggaaacaactgggtctgttgtcattctcCAGCTAATGCACTGGTGGAATGATAAGTTACAAGGCGCCACCACTACAGTACTCACCCAGGTCAATGGTGAATACAACatgtactaccatcatcagTGAATGATGGAAGGTCATGACAATTATGAATGGTTGAGAATaatgtatcacagtatcagccaacaacttatgcACCAGGACTCTGTGTACTACCTATGGtacatactgacaagacctgaccatgcttggaaattaatctcctatccatactatgccaagtatgctaagccaggggataaaactgggttttgccatattgatgtcaatgttccagatgctattactactgaAAGGGGTGTTAATatgatacaagaattcttgatcttaactgcagaagagcctggtgactgtacagaaatcttgccagaaatgcataacCACCTAGAGAATTGATGGGGACTAGTTGAAGAATGAGGCTTATCTACTGATGGCTATATTCACcacattaaagatacaatgtataccaaagatgatgaaagaaaatttggtattaggtGGACTGAtgtcatttgcaaacctggTGATGtccaaattacaagccctctgctactccatggagcccatgatccatgcaaaaagatcTGATGCACTATgctaccctggtatgtggcaattcaagagaaccatgaacatctagaagtcaataaagctggtacatggtcccagctctctgctgcatatagagatctagttccagggccttTGTCTCCATCTGGCCATTCAAATTATTATGCATTGGTTCCATATTGATTCCCTAccactattcaattacaaggcttaggagctatattGGATGCTCTGGTAGAATgaattaggtgggacaaccctatggtaattgaggaacttgatattctctttggccctgatgacaaaaaggctcaggacttcattaataactggtgcCTAAAGACCATAtgaattgctctggatgccattgtcaagacttaccaaattgaaaagaaagcttttggtaataaatcctattggcattgtgtgcataacaacattgacccagtgtcagtttggccttctccttctcctgaGAACTTGatagaagaagagaatcatgatgatcactattagggattgctgctatcactctccttattcttatttcctatgtttttccttaccagactgctcattactatttattattctcttattttactaaattggttttgttttattttatatgttgtttgttgtcaggggacacCAACATTGAAGGCCAGAAGGAAATGTAGTGAggattctggtatcttattaggacaaagattgttccagtctgaggtgcaaaccaccccaaagctactattcttgagctatataaaccacctgtagcccctgcatcttgcttattaccttcatgcaccattgctcttttctacacactcatttcttactaccagttcagctattagttagagaatatgaagatttcttgttcatgaaatgtgctactgtttctcattagagctgcctgtgttagtacagggctctttagtactattactccttgcaagcttaggcatctgttagaacatatctatctctacacttactactcgaccatacccttactatgtggtgatttttcacctttcttgtgctctcaccatatcaaccaactcgcctactttgacaaggcatcccatcgtaccccgctccaataTAAAGGCAAGAATGGAcatatttataagatctggaTTCTGAAGACTGGCAAAATTATATATACACACAATGCCAAGTTCAACAAGAATATCAATGCCATCCCAGACctcccaaaaaagaaagattctAAGCCAAAGAATAGATTTACAGAATTCTTTATGATTTCAAGCTTCCCAAAGCAGAAAGCTATAAAAGTGACAAAGCAAGCTGCTACTAGACTTCTACCAGCTTCAACACAAGAGTCTACAGAGGCACATGCTCAAGAAGCTAATCTGATTGAGAACTCTGAGATTCTAATATCTTTCTGGATACAGAAGTAAATACACAGCCCACAGCTTCAAACAATAATATTATCATCTTAGAAGACTTCTCTGGCATCTGAACACATGGTGAGATTTCAAAAGCCTGTTCATAAGACTATTAAAGAAACACCAGAGCCTCTATATAATAGAGATAGCAACAATAACTTGATTAAGAGCCAAATCCAcaacaagatattcagagaTGCATTGGAAGAACCAGGACAGAGCACTAAATCCATGCCTACATGTGAACCAGAATCTATAACTTTAATGAAGCTGAACTCTCAGCCCACAAGACACATATCAAGCCATACAACTAAAGACAAATCACCAAGACTATATGGAGATTATGCTTTCTATCTTGCAGCCAACCTGCTAGCTTACAAAGTTAAGGTTCCACACAACTACAAAGAAGCTATAACTAGCAAATATGCTAGCAAATGGAAGAGTGCTatagaaaaacaaattgaGAAGCTAGAAGCTGTCAATACTTAGGAGCTAGTTAAGACAGATTCAATAGATTCTATAGCTAAGATTCTATCTGGCAAATAAGTTTTTGACTTGAAAGTGAATGCTGACAGCTATGTTATCTTCTTCTATGCTAGATAGATTATATGCAGTAATTTCCAACACTCTAGTCTTAATTTTGACAAGACTGCTGCATCTGTAGTCACTGAATCAGCTATCAAGCTTGCACTTATAAAAATAGCAGTTGAAGATATGCACTGCAAACAAGTTAATATAGTTACAGTCTACTTGCATACCATACTTAAGCATCATAAGATCTACATAAGCCTTTCAACtgaaacagaaagaaaagacttCATCTGCAGACTCTGGCAAGCTCTGTATAAACTGAAGCAAGCAGGACATCTTTAGCAGAAGATCTTTATAAAAGCTCTTATAGAGATCAGTTTAAAGCCACTAAAGCGTACAGATCCATATGTattcataaataaagagtCTAGCCTGCTACTAATAATCTACATTGATGACACCCTTATTGCTGCTCCTACAAAAGAAACTGTTACTGATTTCAAAAACAAGCTGTCTGACTGCTTCCCTATAAAATCTCTAGGCAAATCATTAAGATTCCTAGGTTGCAAAATTGAACAAGATCATATAAAGTGAATAATCTACCTCTCTCAAGAATTATATGTTCAAAAGATTCTTGCCAAATTCTACATGAGTAGCTCAACAATCCAGACCATCTCTATGGCAGAAGAAGTATAGCTTACACAGAAGCTTGAGCCTAGTTCAGTAGTTACTGAAAGTATTATGAACTGGCTGCAACAGCTTCTTGAAGCTCTTAATTAGCTCTTAATAAAGAGCTGCTCTGATATTACATTGGCTGTCAACAAACTTCAACAATTTGCTACAAAGCCAATACTAGAGCACCTAGAATATAGCAAATGAATACTGCATTATTTGAAAGAATCTCCCATGCTAGATCTAATTCTCAGAGGCATTCCAAAGCCTGGAATCCCAGAATTACAAGTCTATATGGATGCTAGTCACCAAGACTGCAAGAAAAAATGCTCAGCAGAAGCATATGTATTATTTTATATAGGAACTTCTGTCACATGAAGCTCAAAACACCAAAAGATTATTGCACTGTCAAGCACAGTAGCAGAATTTTGTGCTCTTGATTCTGTTATGAAGAAAGCACTCTGGATTCAGAAGCTCTTACAAGATCTTGATCTTCCAGCAAAAGCTCCAATTTCTATATATACAGATAGTGTGAATGCTATAGCACTAGCTCACAAGCTAACATACACACTGACCACCAGGTGGATGGATATGTGTTGGTTCTTTGTGAAGAAGCTTcttaaagagaaaagagtgaAACTCTATCATATACCAGAAACAGAGAATCCAGCAGACAGCTTGACAAAACTACttgaaaaacaaaaatttaaagaattcttacagatattgAATCTCAACAATGTGGATTCTACATTTATACTTGCTTGATTAGAATGACACAAACACTGATAAAAGTGACATAACCcacaacaacattacacCAGCAACAGATTTAAAGCTTAATCTCCAATTTGGACTTCTGCTTATTATTTACTAAGAAATATTCCACTCATTTGGTTATTGAATCAGCTTGGATTCTGGATTTGTTGGATTTATGTATTTAGAAATTTGTCTTCTCCCAGTACTTGCTGGAGTCTAGGGGGTGGTGTTgagacactagtctctatgtagttagtctccagcttagCAACtcagatcttctttgatccaaTGCAGAGTTTTTGTCTTGCTTCTCATCCCACAATCCTTTGGATGAGGGGAGCAAGGGCACGCACATCTATTGAGTTCACATTCTGTGGTTCCTATAGCTTCCACATATGGTTAGTAGCCTCGTAGGTCCTTCCGAGAAAAATAGATGTAGGTGGCTGGTCTATTTATGCCATATTTGCGGTCCATCTTTTTTATAATCACGCCAGGAGACCTCAATTGGCACGACCACGACTTCGCGATCCCGAAACCCCTTCCGCGTGGAACGGGAGGGCGCCAGCTGGAATAAAAACGATCCCGCCATCGACCTCCAAACGTGAACCACGGCAGCGCACTCCGCAAATCCCGTCAAAAATCGCATGAATGAATTCCGGCGTGTGGGTATCCCTCCTCGCCTAGTCCCAAACACGAAGAACTGGCGAGGATGGTGTCATTTCAGCTCTTCTCCGGTCAGCGAACTGCAGGCCCGGAATTGCGGTCTTGTTGGGGCTCTGAGGCCATAGAGGCACTAGAGTACGCGATTTGGAGTAGTACGGAGCTCACAGGAACTGGAGAAGTATGACATGTGTTTGAGACGCCGCTCCGACATTTCAGGCAACACGTATCAACCTTGACTCCGGCCCTTTCCTTTGAAAGAATACGCCATATTATGCGTAGATATacatgtatatatatatctccaACTTCCAACTGCTGGGTGCTTAAACCTTTGAAAAGACGAAGAGCACGATTCAATTCACTCAATATATACTTCTTTTAGACATCTATCAGACGGATCGGAACACAAAATGGCAACACCAATTCAACTGAACCTGCAAGCCAAAAACGCAGAATATGCCTCGAAGTTTGACAAAGGCCATCTTGCCTTACCTCCAGCAAAGCATTACCTTGTCCGTGGGTGACCCCGGAATAGGCCGTTTTCAAGCAATACCGAGATTACCTAACCTAGTTCCCCAGTGACATGTATGGATGCTCGAATCGACCCAGCAGCAGCTTTTGGCATTGATCTCGGCGACGCCCACGTCATCCGAAACGCAGGCGCTAACTCCCGTGATGCATTGCGTTCAATTATCATCTCCCAGCAATTGCTCAACACAAAAGAAATTCTCCTCGTCAAGCACACCGGTTGTGGAATGCTGACATTCACCAACGACGCCGCACGCGCTGTCACGGAAAATAATCTTGGTTCTCATGTCAAATCGGAAGTTGAGGCGTTAGACTTTCAACCGTTCCCGGATTTGGAGGAGGCAGTCAAGGCCGATGTGAAATGGCTGAAGGAACAGACCCTAGTGATTCCCGGTATTCCTATCACTGGGTGGGTGTATGAAGTAGAGACGGGAAAGGTTCGGCAGGTGGTCTGaatttttttcattttttttcattttttgtTTTAATCCTTCGATGATTGTAAAGATGGTCCAACCAGTGATGACTCTGAAACCAGGATAGGACAGCTCCGGAGATATGCTCACCTTTGATATTCATATGTTTCCTGTTCGAACATCAAGCCTCAAATGGTCGTGGTAGATCGACTTAGAAGGCCTTGTAGATAGAGTAACTTAGATTCCAGGTATAAAAACCGGATTTTGCGCCCTCACATTGACACGAGATTAGCTGGAGGGGCCATGAGGGCCGACGGTCCTAAATCCTCCTTCATCTCTGTCTTCACCTTTCTGAGGCCATAAGATGTGCCGCAATTTAATCGCTCGAATCATCATAAAAACGACAAAGAAATACGTGCAAAACAGCATGACGGTCATCACGCAACCAATAATATTTATAGCGCGGCTTGAGAATGCTTCTCCGATTGCAAATGTAGCAGCCACCAAGGCAGTGTTCGGGAACACAAAGGAAAACCAAGTCATAGAGAATATCATCGTCGAGCTTCCGACGGTTGAAGTATGAGCGAATACCGCaatgaagaaaaagaaaatcgcGAGCCTGTAGAAAGCGATTAGCAAGAGACATATCGCACTGGTTGTAACAAGAACCTACCCCCAAAGCCAGAGGGATGCGAAATAAGCTGTGAGGCAAATAATTTTTCCACTAAGCGCCGCGTCTCCCAGAAATCCTTCCGGAACGGCCCGATGAGCACTGCTTCCCATGCTAACAAGACCTACGACGGTGAACGCACTCGGGCCGACAGAAACAAACATACCGGGCCTCAAATTTTCTTTGGGCAGCTTTTGCGTCATCAGACGATAGATAAAAGCGGAATACACCATCATGGACACTAAAAAGCCAACGCCTTGGATGGTGTTGCCTCCAATGATGATGCGCCATGCATTCTCCTGGGCCAACTTTGTGCTTAACGTACCGGCATGTGTACCGATGATCAGCATGGGATAGGCAGGAAATATCCAAATAGGGGTCATTTGAGCAATGGTGAATGTCTGCGTTGACCATCTACCTCAAAATTAGCATTGGGTGTAACCATAGATAGCGATAAAATCCAAGGCATACAGAACAAGGTATATCCCAGAAGATGCTGCCACAGCCAGGGCTGCATAAAACCAAAACAGAATAACTACGGCGTTCTCGAGCCACTTTCCCGTGTGGGACGGTCCATATTGCGCGATGTTGATGAGGATGGTACCAAAGGACACAATAGTCGCAGGAACAAACAGGGACTCTGTCGGATGGAGAAATGACGCTTTGAATGTATATGGAAACAGATAAAACCGCAGCAGTAGTAATGCCCATATAATCACATATAGTGCCATATTCGTGATGAATACTATGATGGCGATGGTATCCAAACCAGAAAATCGATAAGGAACTAAAGACCTTTAGCGATCCTTACATCTACATATGGCTGTGGCACCGTCAACGGTAGGGAAGGAAGGACACACCTTTGTAGAGCACGTTTGCCAGACCACCTGTTGCCATGGTCAGGGTGAAATATGCCCAAGTAAAGTGCCTCATTCTCTCTTTCCAAGAGAGCTTAGTTGGAACCCTGTCAACGAGGGCTAAGGAAGCGCCTGTGACAGAATGGTCTGCGCCCGGCACGGAAGGCCTTCGTTCATCCCCGTTAAGATGATGTCCATCAGCCTGAGAGACATAGCTTCGACGATATCGTGACATGACGGTTGGCACTGGCGTTAACTCAGTATCGAACGACTCTGGCGGCAATGCCACAGCCGAGGCGGAATCCTCCTCCACATCTTCAATGGTTGGTGTCCTGTACCCATCATCACCAGGCCTGCGAAGATGCCTTGGTAATTGACATGAACTCTTCATCTTTCAGCGG includes:
- a CDS encoding uncharacterized protein (EggNog:ENOG410PNNX~COG:P), which translates into the protein MATPIQLNLQAKNAEYASKFDKGHLALPPAKHYLVLTCMDARIDPAAAFGIDLGDAHVIRNAGANSRDALRSIIISQQLLNTKEILLVKHTGCGMLTFTNDAARAVTENNLGSHVKSEVEALDFQPFPDLEEAVKADVKWLKEQTLVIPGIPITGWVYEVETGKVRQVV
- a CDS encoding uncharacterized protein (EggNog:ENOG410PGDK~COG:P~TransMembrane:10 (i109-128o140-161i181-200o212-235i247-266o286-306i318-341o361-383i395-418o424-449i)~BUSCO:6065at33183), producing the protein MKSSCQLPRHLRRPGDDGYRTPTIEDVEEDSASAVALPPESFDTELTPVPTVMSRYRRSYVSQADGHHLNGDERRPSVPGADHSVTGASLALVDRVPTKLSWKERMRHFTWAYFTLTMATGGLANVLYKVPYRFSGLDTIAIIVFITNMALYVIIWALLLLRFYLFPYTFKASFLHPTESLFVPATIVSFGTILINIAQYGPSHTGKWLENAVVILFWFYAALAVAASSGIYLVLWSTQTFTIAQMTPIWIFPAYPMLIIGTHAGTLSTKLAQENAWRIIIGGNTIQGVGFLVSMMVYSAFIYRLMTQKLPKENLRPGMFVSVGPSAFTVVGLVSMGSSAHRAVPEGFLGDAALSGKIICLTAYFASLWLWGLAIFFFFIAVFAHTSTVGSSTMIFSMTWFSFVFPNTALVAATFAIGEAFSSRAINIIGCVMTVMLFCTYFFVVFMMIRAIKLRHILWPQKGEDRDEGGFRTVGPHGPSS